The genome window tttactaaatattttcttgcaaataaaaaatgaataaagaagcaaaggaaaagatgACTAAACATTAGAAAACATATTAATATAACCTATAAAACtaatactcatttaaaaaatttttaggataggaagaaacatttttatctttgcatGTGCATTCATAGACAATGCTTATGTTGGTTTATGggtatggatttttttctcattttagatcTCCATATAGTCAATAATCAAATtgagaaaagtcaagaaaatcaCAGTAAATACTTGTGGCAAGTTTTAATCACCGACAGGAAAACATCAACTGAGGAGAGAGTTAAGTtggaaaaaacatttaatttgagCTCAAACTGTACTTCAAATCTGATTATAAACAGTGAAAACTCTTCAGAAATTAACATTGAGAAGTTTAATGTATGTAAGTATGCACTTCCTCCTAGAAATCCTGATAAGACGCATGCTGGAGAGACACCTGATGACCAAAATAAAACTGGGAAATCCCACACACACTGTGAGCATCTTAGTCAGAATAACAAGATTCAAGTTGGGCAGTACCCTTTTGAATATAGTAAACCAGGGAAAGCCTTCAACACAGAGCCAATATTATTGGCACATGAGAAGCTTCATTTGGGAGAAACTACCTGTAAATacaatgaatgtgggaaagccttttaTAACTCAGCTCTCCTTGACCAAGAGATAACTCAGGTATTGAGGAAAACATTTCAATGTGATGTATGTGGGAAAGTATTCTATAAAAAGTCTGAACTCACTAAACATCAGCAAATACACACAGCAGAAAAATCCTACAAATGTAAAGAATATGATAAATCCTTCATGAAGAAGTTATCTCTTACAGTCCACAAATGGACACATACAGGGGAGAAGCTTTATACATGTAATGACTGTGGAAAAACTTTTCACCAGAACTCACTCTTCAGAAGTCGTCAGAGAACTTACACAGGTGccaaaccatatgaatgtaatgaatgtaggAAATCTTTTTCCTACAACTCAGCCCACCATACacataacagaatttatgcaggGGAGAGgtcctatgaatgtaatgagtgtggaaaaaccttttaccGGAAGTCAGACctcagcaagcatcagagaattcacacaggggaaAGGCCCTATAAATGtagtgagtgtggaaaaaccttttactataagtcacacctcagcaggcatcagagaattcacacaggtgaaaggccctataaatgcaatgagtgtggaaaaaccttttaccAGAAGTCAAACCTTAGCGTGCATCAGGTAATTCACACAAAGGAGAAGccttatgaatgtaatgagtgtggaaaaacctttccccTGAAGTCAGTCCTTAgtatacatcagagaattcatacaggggagaagccctatgaatgtaatgaatgccGAAAAACCTTTCACCATAAGTCAATCCTCAGTACACATCAGAGAATCcatacaggggagaagccctatgaatgtaatgagtgtggaaaagcctttcaCCGGAAGTCAATCCTCAGTACACATCGGAGAatccacacaggtgagaaaccatatgaatgtaaggtaTGTAGTAAATCTTTCTTCTACAAATCACACCTCAATAGAcataagagaattcacactgAAGAAAGTcgctatgaatgtaatgagtgtggaacaACCTTTCCTTGTAAGTCAAACCTCTGTgcacatcagagaactcacacaggtgagaaactgtatgaatgtaaggaatgtagaAAATCTTACTTCTATAAATCACATCTCAATAGACATAAGAGAATTCACTCAGGTGAAAGCCCCTATAAATGCAATGAGTGCGGAAAAACCTTTCACCAGAAGTCAATCCTCAGTATGCATCAGGTAATTCACACAAATGAGAAGCCCTATGAGTGTAATCAGTGTGGAAAAGCCTTTTCCCTGAAGTCAGTCCTTAgtatacatcagagaattcatataAGGGGGAAGctctatgaatgtaatgagtgtggaaaagcctttcaCCGGAAGTCAGACctcagcaagcatcagagaattcacacaggggaaAGGCCCTATAAATGtagtgagtgtggaaaaaccttttactataagtcacacctcagcaggcatcaaagaattcacacaggtgaaaggccctataaatgcaatgagtgtggaaaaaccttttaccAGAAGTCAAACCTTAGCATGCATCAGGTAATTCACACAAAGGAGAAGccttatgaatgtaatgagtgtggaaaaacctttctcCTGAAGTCAATCCTTAgtatacatcagagaattcatacaggggagaagccctatgaatgtaatgagtgtggaaaagcctttcaCCGGAAGTCAGTCCTCAGTACACATCAGAGAatccacacaggtgagaaaccatatgactGTAAGGAacgtggtaaatcttttttctacAAATCACACCTCAATAGACCTAAGAGAATTCACACTGAAGAAAGTcgctatgaatgtaatgagtgtggaaaaaccttttaccGGAAGTCAGACctcagcaagcatcagagaattcacacaggggaaAGGCCCTATAAATGtagtgagtgtggaaaaaccttttactataagtcacacctcagcaggcatcagagaattcacacaggtgaaaggccctataaatgcaatgagtgtggaaaaaccttttaccAGAAGTCAAACCTTAGCGTGCATCAGGTAATTCACACAAAGGAGAAGccttatgaatgtaatgagtgtggaaaaacctttccccTGAAGTCAGTCCTTAgtatacatcagagaattcatacaggggagaagccctatgaatgtaatgaatgcgGAAAAGCCTTTCACCATAAGTCAATCCTCAGTACACATCAGAGAATCcatacaggggagaagccctat of Cynocephalus volans isolate mCynVol1 chromosome 4, mCynVol1.pri, whole genome shotgun sequence contains these proteins:
- the LOC134375060 gene encoding zinc finger protein 658B-like isoform X1, translating into MSSHMENFGPQIFLLCGFPGISCVPEYSVHFQEQQKMNKSYGLVSFEDVAVDFTWEEWQELDDAQRTLYRDVMLETYSNLVLLGCYITKPNVIFKSEQEAEAWMVENAPNQSLQDLHIVNNQIEKSQENHSKYLWQVLITDRKTSTEERVKLEKTFNLSSNCTSNLIINSENSSEINIEKFNVCKYALPPRNPDKTHAGETPDDQNKTGKSHTHCEHLSQNNKIQVGQYPFEYSKPGKAFNTEPILLAHEKLHLGETTCKYNECGKAFYNSALLDQEITQVLRKTFQCDVCGKVFYKKSELTKHQQIHTAEKSYKCKEYDKSFMKKLSLTVHKWTHTGEKLYTCNDCGKTFHQNSLFRSRQRTYTGAKPYECNECRKSFSYNSAHHTHNRIYAGERSYECNECGKTFYRKSDLSKHQRIHTGERPYKCSECGKTFYYKSHLSRHQRIHTGERPYKCNECGKTFYQKSNLSVHQVIHTKEKPYECNECGKTFPLKSVLSIHQRIHTGEKPYECNECRKTFHHKSILSTHQRIHTGEKPYECNECGKAFHRKSILSTHRRIHTGEKPYECKVCSKSFFYKSHLNRHKRIHTEESRYECNECGTTFPCKSNLCAHQRTHTGEKLYECKECRKSYFYKSHLNRHKRIHSGESPYKCNECGKTFHQKSILSMHQVIHTNEKPYECNQCGKAFSLKSVLSIHQRIHIRGKLYECNECGKAFHRKSDLSKHQRIHTGERPYKCSECGKTFYYKSHLSRHQRIHTGERPYKCNECGKTFYQKSNLSMHQVIHTKEKPYECNECGKTFLLKSILSIHQRIHTGEKPYECNECGKAFHRKSVLSTHQRIHTGEKPYDCKERGKSFFYKSHLNRPKRIHTEESRYECNECGKTFYRKSDLSKHQRIHTGERPYKCSECGKTFYYKSHLSRHQRIHTGERPYKCNECGKTFYQKSNLSVHQVIHTKEKPYECNECGKTFPLKSVLSIHQRIHTGEKPYECNECGKAFHHKSILSTHQRIHTGEKPYECNECGKAFHRKSILSTHRRIHTGEKPYECKVCSKSFFYKSHLNRHKRIHTEESRYECNECGKTFPCKSNLCAHQRTHTGEKLYECKECRKSYFYKSHLNRHKRIHSGESPYKCNECGKTFHQKSILSMHQVIHINEKPYECSECGKTFPLKSVLSIHQRIHTRGKLYECNECGKAFHRKSDLSKHQRIHTGERPYKCSECGKTFYYKSHLSRHQRIHTGERPYKCIECGKTFYQKSNLSMHQVIHTKEKPYECNECGKTFPLKSVLSIHQRIHTGEKPYECNECGKTFHHKSILSTHQRIHTGEKPYECNECGKAFHRKSILSTHRRIHTGEKPYDCKECSKSFFYKSHLNRHKRIHTEESRYECNECGKTFPCKSNLSVHQRTHTGEKPYECKECRKFFYYKSHLNRHKKIHR
- the LOC134375060 gene encoding zinc finger protein 658B-like isoform X4, encoding MNKSYGLVSFEDVAVDFTWEEWQELDDAQRTLYRDVMLETYSNLVLLGCYITKPNVIFKSEQEAEAWMVENAPNQSLQDLHIVNNQIEKSQENHSKYLWQVLITDRKTSTEERVKLEKTFNLSSNCTSNLIINSENSSEINIEKFNVCKYALPPRNPDKTHAGETPDDQNKTGKSHTHCEHLSQNNKIQVGQYPFEYSKPGKAFNTEPILLAHEKLHLGETTCKYNECGKAFYNSALLDQEITQVLRKTFQCDVCGKVFYKKSELTKHQQIHTAEKSYKCKEYDKSFMKKLSLTVHKWTHTGEKLYTCNDCGKTFHQNSLFRSRQRTYTGAKPYECNECRKSFSYNSAHHTHNRIYAGERSYECNECGKTFYRKSDLSKHQRIHTGERPYKCSECGKTFYYKSHLSRHQRIHTGERPYKCNECGKTFYQKSNLSVHQVIHTKEKPYECNECGKTFPLKSVLSIHQRIHTGEKPYECNECRKTFHHKSILSTHQRIHTGEKPYECNECGKAFHRKSILSTHRRIHTGEKPYECKVCSKSFFYKSHLNRHKRIHTEESRYECNECGTTFPCKSNLCAHQRTHTGEKLYECKECRKSYFYKSHLNRHKRIHSGESPYKCNECGKTFHQKSILSMHQVIHTNEKPYECNQCGKAFSLKSVLSIHQRIHIRGKLYECNECGKAFHRKSDLSKHQRIHTGERPYKCSECGKTFYYKSHLSRHQRIHTGERPYKCNECGKTFYQKSNLSMHQVIHTKEKPYECNECGKTFLLKSILSIHQRIHTGEKPYECNECGKAFHRKSVLSTHQRIHTGEKPYDCKERGKSFFYKSHLNRPKRIHTEESRYECNECGKTFYRKSDLSKHQRIHTGERPYKCSECGKTFYYKSHLSRHQRIHTGERPYKCNECGKTFYQKSNLSVHQVIHTKEKPYECNECGKTFPLKSVLSIHQRIHTGEKPYECNECGKAFHHKSILSTHQRIHTGEKPYECNECGKAFHRKSILSTHRRIHTGEKPYECKVCSKSFFYKSHLNRHKRIHTEESRYECNECGKTFPCKSNLCAHQRTHTGEKLYECKECRKSYFYKSHLNRHKRIHSGESPYKCNECGKTFHQKSILSMHQVIHINEKPYECSECGKTFPLKSVLSIHQRIHTRGKLYECNECGKAFHRKSDLSKHQRIHTGERPYKCSECGKTFYYKSHLSRHQRIHTGERPYKCIECGKTFYQKSNLSMHQVIHTKEKPYECNECGKTFPLKSVLSIHQRIHTGEKPYECNECGKTFHHKSILSTHQRIHTGEKPYECNECGKAFHRKSILSTHRRIHTGEKPYDCKECSKSFFYKSHLNRHKRIHTEESRYECNECGKTFPCKSNLSVHQRTHTGEKPYECKECRKFFYYKSHLNRHKKIHR
- the LOC134375060 gene encoding zinc finger protein 845-like isoform X3, which gives rise to MSSHMENFGPQIFLLCGFPGISCVPEYSVHFQEQQKMNKSYGLVSFEDVAVDFTWEEWQELDDAQRTLYRDVMLETYSNLVLLDLHIVNNQIEKSQENHSKYLWQVLITDRKTSTEERVKLEKTFNLSSNCTSNLIINSENSSEINIEKFNVCKYALPPRNPDKTHAGETPDDQNKTGKSHTHCEHLSQNNKIQVGQYPFEYSKPGKAFNTEPILLAHEKLHLGETTCKYNECGKAFYNSALLDQEITQVLRKTFQCDVCGKVFYKKSELTKHQQIHTAEKSYKCKEYDKSFMKKLSLTVHKWTHTGEKLYTCNDCGKTFHQNSLFRSRQRTYTGAKPYECNECRKSFSYNSAHHTHNRIYAGERSYECNECGKTFYRKSDLSKHQRIHTGERPYKCSECGKTFYYKSHLSRHQRIHTGERPYKCNECGKTFYQKSNLSVHQVIHTKEKPYECNECGKTFPLKSVLSIHQRIHTGEKPYECNECRKTFHHKSILSTHQRIHTGEKPYECNECGKAFHRKSILSTHRRIHTGEKPYECKVCSKSFFYKSHLNRHKRIHTEESRYECNECGTTFPCKSNLCAHQRTHTGEKLYECKECRKSYFYKSHLNRHKRIHSGESPYKCNECGKTFHQKSILSMHQVIHTNEKPYECNQCGKAFSLKSVLSIHQRIHIRGKLYECNECGKAFHRKSDLSKHQRIHTGERPYKCSECGKTFYYKSHLSRHQRIHTGERPYKCNECGKTFYQKSNLSMHQVIHTKEKPYECNECGKTFLLKSILSIHQRIHTGEKPYECNECGKAFHRKSVLSTHQRIHTGEKPYDCKERGKSFFYKSHLNRPKRIHTEESRYECNECGKTFYRKSDLSKHQRIHTGERPYKCSECGKTFYYKSHLSRHQRIHTGERPYKCNECGKTFYQKSNLSVHQVIHTKEKPYECNECGKTFPLKSVLSIHQRIHTGEKPYECNECGKAFHHKSILSTHQRIHTGEKPYECNECGKAFHRKSILSTHRRIHTGEKPYECKVCSKSFFYKSHLNRHKRIHTEESRYECNECGKTFPCKSNLCAHQRTHTGEKLYECKECRKSYFYKSHLNRHKRIHSGESPYKCNECGKTFHQKSILSMHQVIHINEKPYECSECGKTFPLKSVLSIHQRIHTRGKLYECNECGKAFHRKSDLSKHQRIHTGERPYKCSECGKTFYYKSHLSRHQRIHTGERPYKCIECGKTFYQKSNLSMHQVIHTKEKPYECNECGKTFPLKSVLSIHQRIHTGEKPYECNECGKTFHHKSILSTHQRIHTGEKPYECNECGKAFHRKSILSTHRRIHTGEKPYDCKECSKSFFYKSHLNRHKRIHTEESRYECNECGKTFPCKSNLSVHQRTHTGEKPYECKECRKFFYYKSHLNRHKKIHR
- the LOC134375060 gene encoding zinc finger protein 658B-like isoform X2 — encoded protein: MHFNSNKIRINLGCVPEYSVHFQEQQKMNKSYGLVSFEDVAVDFTWEEWQELDDAQRTLYRDVMLETYSNLVLLGCYITKPNVIFKSEQEAEAWMVENAPNQSLQDLHIVNNQIEKSQENHSKYLWQVLITDRKTSTEERVKLEKTFNLSSNCTSNLIINSENSSEINIEKFNVCKYALPPRNPDKTHAGETPDDQNKTGKSHTHCEHLSQNNKIQVGQYPFEYSKPGKAFNTEPILLAHEKLHLGETTCKYNECGKAFYNSALLDQEITQVLRKTFQCDVCGKVFYKKSELTKHQQIHTAEKSYKCKEYDKSFMKKLSLTVHKWTHTGEKLYTCNDCGKTFHQNSLFRSRQRTYTGAKPYECNECRKSFSYNSAHHTHNRIYAGERSYECNECGKTFYRKSDLSKHQRIHTGERPYKCSECGKTFYYKSHLSRHQRIHTGERPYKCNECGKTFYQKSNLSVHQVIHTKEKPYECNECGKTFPLKSVLSIHQRIHTGEKPYECNECRKTFHHKSILSTHQRIHTGEKPYECNECGKAFHRKSILSTHRRIHTGEKPYECKVCSKSFFYKSHLNRHKRIHTEESRYECNECGTTFPCKSNLCAHQRTHTGEKLYECKECRKSYFYKSHLNRHKRIHSGESPYKCNECGKTFHQKSILSMHQVIHTNEKPYECNQCGKAFSLKSVLSIHQRIHIRGKLYECNECGKAFHRKSDLSKHQRIHTGERPYKCSECGKTFYYKSHLSRHQRIHTGERPYKCNECGKTFYQKSNLSMHQVIHTKEKPYECNECGKTFLLKSILSIHQRIHTGEKPYECNECGKAFHRKSVLSTHQRIHTGEKPYDCKERGKSFFYKSHLNRPKRIHTEESRYECNECGKTFYRKSDLSKHQRIHTGERPYKCSECGKTFYYKSHLSRHQRIHTGERPYKCNECGKTFYQKSNLSVHQVIHTKEKPYECNECGKTFPLKSVLSIHQRIHTGEKPYECNECGKAFHHKSILSTHQRIHTGEKPYECNECGKAFHRKSILSTHRRIHTGEKPYECKVCSKSFFYKSHLNRHKRIHTEESRYECNECGKTFPCKSNLCAHQRTHTGEKLYECKECRKSYFYKSHLNRHKRIHSGESPYKCNECGKTFHQKSILSMHQVIHINEKPYECSECGKTFPLKSVLSIHQRIHTRGKLYECNECGKAFHRKSDLSKHQRIHTGERPYKCSECGKTFYYKSHLSRHQRIHTGERPYKCIECGKTFYQKSNLSMHQVIHTKEKPYECNECGKTFPLKSVLSIHQRIHTGEKPYECNECGKTFHHKSILSTHQRIHTGEKPYECNECGKAFHRKSILSTHRRIHTGEKPYDCKECSKSFFYKSHLNRHKRIHTEESRYECNECGKTFPCKSNLSVHQRTHTGEKPYECKECRKFFYYKSHLNRHKKIHR